TACAGGTTCGCAACCTCACCACGCCGACCATGCCGGTATACCCGCCTGCCAATGATCGCTTCCACTGGCGGGTGATGAGTCACCTGGGTTCAAGCTTCCTCAGCATGATGGATAACCCCGAAGTGCTGCGGGGCACGCTGGCGCTGTATGACTGGACCGATGATGAAATGAACTGCCGCAGGCTCGAAGCGATTGTTGCCGTCGAACACCACCTGATCCAGCGATTTGAAAAAGGGTTCATGCTGCGCGGTGTCGATATTGAAATCACCCTGAATACAGACAACTTCGCGGGTGAAGGGGACGTCAATCTCTTTGGTGAAATGCTGCACCGCTTCTTTGCCTTGTACGCCGATATTCACCTTTTCAACCAGCTTACGCTGGTGTTGCAACCGACAGGAAAACGCCTGAGATGGAACGAGAATCACAGCCAACACGTACCGGGCTGATCGATGCCCTGAGTCCGCGGGCGTCCTACCTGAATTTTTACCGGTTTTGTCAGCTTCTGGAACAGGCTGGCGGGGATGCTCCGCTGCTCGGTACAACCAGCACTCCCGCAACAGATCCAATACGCTTTCGCCCGCATCCGGGCATGGGTTTTCCTGTCAGTGAAATACGCGTCATTGAAGCCGACCGGGAACATGTACACGCCACACCCACCGTTCGTACCACCTTTATGGGGCTCTATGGGGTAGATGCCCCCTTACCCACAGGCTATCTCGACGATATCAGCCAACGGCGGGAAGGATACGAAAGCGTTGAGCATTTTCTGGATATTTTCAACCACCGGCTGATGACGCAGTTCTATCGCATCTGGCGTAAATACGCCTACCCCGCTAGTTTCCAGGCTGGCGGAACGGATGAGACATCACAGTGCCTGCTCGGTCTGATTGGTCTGGGGATACCCGGCACGGCCAAACATATCGCGACGCCGATTTCCCGATTTCTTGCGCTTTTAAGCACTATGCGTTTGCCGACACGAACGGCAGAAGGGATCCGTGCGCTGGTGAATCTGCTGGCACCCCTGACGCAGGCTTATATTCAGGGGCATGACCCGGTGTCAGTGGAAATGCGCAGTCGTAGCGGGTTTTGCGCTGAAAACCGTATTGCGCTGGCACAGCGCAGCGTACTGGGTCGCAAAGGAAAGGACGGTAATAGCCGGGTACTGGTGAGTCTGATGACCTCCGATCCTGAAGAAGCTGAAGGATGGTTACCCGGCGGCCATTTGCATACCGATTTACTCGTGCTGATGCGGGTATATCTCGGCTACCGGTGCAATGCCCGTCTGCAACTCACCGTCCCTACCCGCTTGCTGCCGGAACCCCGGCTCGGCGGGTCCCGACGGATACAGCTCGGGCGCACCGGTGTACTGGGTTTACAGGAAAGCAAACGTGACAGCCTGCCGCAAAGTCTGACCGTCAGCCTCGGCACCTATCAGGGTGTACATGAGGAACCCTTATTACCCGCTGAGTCGGGAGAATACCGGTTCCGTTAACCCTGCAATCAAGACATTGCAGGGACACTATATTTTTTGCGAATGAAGAAAAAGGATGCCCTGATGGCAAAAATAATTCCCTCACATACAGGATGGC
This genomic interval from Rahnella aquatilis CIP 78.65 = ATCC 33071 contains the following:
- the tssG gene encoding type VI secretion system baseplate subunit TssG, whose translation is MERESQPTRTGLIDALSPRASYLNFYRFCQLLEQAGGDAPLLGTTSTPATDPIRFRPHPGMGFPVSEIRVIEADREHVHATPTVRTTFMGLYGVDAPLPTGYLDDISQRREGYESVEHFLDIFNHRLMTQFYRIWRKYAYPASFQAGGTDETSQCLLGLIGLGIPGTAKHIATPISRFLALLSTMRLPTRTAEGIRALVNLLAPLTQAYIQGHDPVSVEMRSRSGFCAENRIALAQRSVLGRKGKDGNSRVLVSLMTSDPEEAEGWLPGGHLHTDLLVLMRVYLGYRCNARLQLTVPTRLLPEPRLGGSRRIQLGRTGVLGLQESKRDSLPQSLTVSLGTYQGVHEEPLLPAESGEYRFR